In Chloracidobacterium sp., the following proteins share a genomic window:
- a CDS encoding PIN domain-containing protein, translated as MILVDTSIWIDHLRSANRPLASLLERELVLTHPLVIEELACGSIRHRNEFIRRLNSLPTATIAAHAEILGLIEEKSLHGIGIGAVDTHLLASALLDGAKVWSRDKALIKAATRLNLSFD; from the coding sequence ATGATACTCGTCGACACTTCAATATGGATTGACCACCTACGATCCGCAAATCGCCCCCTTGCGTCGTTGCTAGAGCGAGAACTTGTCCTCACCCATCCGCTCGTTATAGAAGAGTTGGCGTGCGGCAGCATACGACATCGCAACGAGTTTATCCGCCGACTAAATTCGCTTCCGACAGCGACAATTGCCGCACACGCCGAGATTCTCGGCCTAATCGAGGAGAAATCCCTTCACGGGATCGGGATCGGTGCCGTAGATACTCACCTACTCGCATCGGCTCTGCTCGACGGCGCAAAGGTATGGAGTCGGGACAAAGCGTTGATAAAAGCGGCGACGCGACTTAATCTCTCATTCGATTAG
- a CDS encoding type II toxin-antitoxin system VapB family antitoxin, producing the protein MRTTVILREDTLKLAAELTGIKGKTALLHAGLEALIEKKARERLIAMGGSDPKATAGRRRR; encoded by the coding sequence ATGAGGACGACAGTCATTCTTAGGGAGGATACGCTGAAACTAGCGGCCGAATTGACGGGTATCAAGGGCAAGACGGCTCTTTTACACGCTGGCCTCGAAGCTCTCATTGAGAAGAAAGCCAGAGAGAGACTGATCGCAATGGGCGGTTCCGATCCAAAAGCGACGGCAGGACGCCGTAGGCGATGA
- the recQ gene encoding DNA helicase RecQ, protein MQPATALDKAREILKHNFGYDAFRPQQEAIIEAVAAGKDCLVLMPTGGGKSICYQVPALMMEGLAVVISPLIALMKDQVDALKANGIEAAFLNSTQTTPEQVEVFQAARNGKLKLLYVSPERLLQSGDQFLEFLKGLNISLFAIDEAHCISSWGHDFRPEYLKLALIKEHFTGVPVVALTATADKLVRGDIVERLKILHAERFVSSFNRPNIYYAIEQKQNSYRRLLEYLSTRRDQSGIIYCLSRASVDSLAADLTDEGYSSLPYHAGLDKATRDRNQQSFINDDTKIVVATIAFGMGIDKSNVRFVVHMDLPKNIESYYQETGRAGRDGLPSEALLFYSYADVLKLQKFAAVEGNREQTAIMLKKLDQMAEFGDLRTCRRRFLLNYFSEELNEDCGNCDNCVTTRETFDGTIIAQKALSAVARTGQRFGVNYLIDFLRGSEAQAIRDEHKNLKTYGVGSDVSKNAWFEHFKDLIAQGYLTKTDGQYPVVTLTDKSGDVLTGNVKVQLTKARVKVEKQKAIAGEIQHEKPLFDHLRQLRAVIAKSENLPPYIVFSDATLVQMAAFLPLTEADMRRIMGVGDVKWEKYGRDFLNGIKAYCSKNSLTTRMDLNASSRARKSRTRRGPDKRSTFEVSLDLFRSGMSVEQIARTREMAASTIEGHLAMFIPAGTIELRELVSKHKIEPIRQAIALHGDQSLGLLKTELGDDYSYGEIRAVIASMQ, encoded by the coding sequence ATGCAGCCCGCAACCGCACTTGACAAGGCCAGAGAGATACTCAAACACAACTTTGGGTACGACGCCTTTCGGCCGCAGCAGGAGGCGATCATCGAAGCGGTGGCGGCGGGCAAAGATTGCCTCGTCCTGATGCCGACGGGCGGCGGCAAATCGATCTGTTATCAGGTGCCTGCGCTGATGATGGAGGGCCTTGCCGTGGTTATCTCGCCCCTGATCGCGCTGATGAAGGATCAGGTCGATGCCCTCAAGGCGAATGGGATCGAGGCAGCTTTTCTCAATTCCACCCAGACGACGCCCGAGCAGGTCGAGGTCTTTCAGGCGGCACGCAACGGGAAACTCAAACTGCTCTACGTCTCGCCCGAACGGCTGCTGCAGAGCGGCGACCAGTTCCTTGAATTTCTCAAAGGCCTGAATATATCACTATTTGCGATCGACGAGGCTCATTGCATCTCTAGCTGGGGGCACGATTTCCGGCCGGAGTATCTCAAACTCGCTCTGATCAAAGAACATTTCACAGGCGTGCCCGTTGTCGCCCTGACCGCGACCGCCGATAAACTTGTCCGCGGCGATATCGTCGAGCGGCTCAAGATCCTGCACGCCGAACGGTTCGTATCGAGCTTTAACCGGCCGAATATCTACTACGCGATCGAGCAGAAGCAGAATTCTTATCGCCGCTTGCTGGAATACCTCTCGACGCGGCGCGACCAGAGCGGGATCATTTATTGTCTCAGCCGGGCGTCGGTCGATTCATTGGCGGCGGACCTGACCGACGAGGGCTACAGCTCGTTGCCCTATCACGCGGGCCTCGACAAAGCGACCCGTGATCGCAACCAGCAGAGTTTCATAAATGACGACACTAAAATCGTCGTCGCGACGATCGCATTCGGCATGGGAATCGACAAATCGAATGTCCGATTCGTCGTTCACATGGATCTGCCAAAGAACATCGAGAGCTACTATCAGGAGACCGGCCGCGCGGGCCGCGACGGCCTGCCGAGCGAGGCGTTGTTGTTCTACTCATACGCCGATGTGCTCAAGCTGCAGAAATTCGCCGCCGTCGAGGGCAATCGCGAACAGACCGCGATAATGCTCAAGAAACTCGACCAGATGGCCGAGTTCGGCGATCTGCGAACCTGTCGCCGGCGATTCCTGCTCAATTACTTCTCAGAAGAATTAAATGAAGACTGCGGCAACTGCGATAACTGTGTCACGACACGCGAGACCTTCGACGGTACGATCATCGCCCAAAAGGCGCTCAGCGCAGTAGCCCGCACGGGCCAGCGGTTTGGCGTCAACTACCTGATCGACTTCCTCCGCGGCTCTGAGGCCCAGGCTATCCGCGACGAGCACAAGAACCTTAAAACCTACGGCGTCGGCTCTGACGTGTCAAAGAATGCGTGGTTCGAGCATTTCAAAGACCTCATCGCGCAGGGCTATCTGACCAAGACCGACGGCCAATATCCCGTCGTTACCCTGACCGATAAAAGCGGCGACGTGCTCACCGGAAACGTCAAAGTCCAACTCACCAAGGCTCGCGTAAAGGTCGAAAAACAAAAGGCCATCGCCGGCGAGATCCAGCACGAAAAGCCGCTATTCGATCACCTTCGCCAGCTTCGTGCCGTGATCGCAAAGAGCGAAAACCTTCCGCCCTACATCGTCTTTTCCGACGCCACGCTCGTTCAGATGGCCGCGTTTCTGCCGCTTACCGAGGCCGATATGCGGCGGATAATGGGCGTTGGCGACGTGAAATGGGAAAAGTACGGCCGCGATTTCCTCAATGGGATCAAGGCGTATTGCTCAAAGAACAGCCTGACGACGCGAATGGACCTCAACGCATCGAGCCGAGCCAGAAAGTCCCGCACGCGCCGGGGCCCCGATAAGCGCAGCACTTTCGAGGTCTCGCTCGATCTTTTCCGCTCAGGAATGTCAGTCGAACAGATCGCCCGGACGCGGGAAATGGCCGCCAGTACTATCGAGGGCCACCTGGCGATGTTCATCCCGGCCGGAACGATCGAGCTTCGCGAACTTGTCTCCAAACACAAGATCGAACCCATCCGTCAAGCGATCGCCCTTCACGGCGACCAATCGCTCGGCCTGTTGAAAACAGAACTAGGCGACGATTATAGCTACGGCGAGATCAGGGCCGTTATCGCGTCGATGCAGTAA
- a CDS encoding pirin family protein, with product MGAIKTVEQVMTPAETHWVGDGFRVHNFFPFALPEDRMSPFYLLDYNSPHEFPPTLKPRGVGPHPHRGFETVTISFQGKVAHHDSRGNAGVIGEGDLQWMTAGSGILHKEYHEEGFARSGGIFHMAQLWVNLPSKDKMTEPKYQAIEDSQIPRVEVAGGTVEVIAGEYNGAKGPASTFSPVEMYRIKLSDGGKADISLPAGFNTGMLIATGSVVINGSDEAPADSFVVFNNDGTDITVGAADDTLCLLLSGEPLNEPIASYGPFVMNTQDEIRQAMRDFGSGQFGELE from the coding sequence ATGGGAGCAATAAAGACTGTGGAGCAGGTCATGACACCTGCCGAGACGCATTGGGTAGGCGACGGGTTCAGGGTACATAATTTCTTTCCCTTCGCTCTGCCTGAGGATCGAATGAGCCCGTTTTATCTATTGGATTACAATTCGCCGCACGAATTCCCGCCGACGCTCAAGCCGCGCGGCGTCGGGCCGCATCCGCACCGCGGGTTTGAGACAGTGACGATCTCGTTTCAAGGCAAGGTCGCGCATCACGACAGCCGCGGTAACGCGGGCGTGATCGGCGAAGGCGACCTGCAATGGATGACGGCCGGCAGCGGCATCCTGCACAAGGAATATCATGAGGAGGGCTTCGCGCGCTCCGGCGGCATATTTCATATGGCCCAGCTTTGGGTCAATCTGCCGTCGAAAGACAAAATGACCGAGCCAAAGTATCAGGCGATCGAGGACTCGCAGATACCACGCGTTGAGGTCGCGGGCGGCACGGTCGAGGTGATCGCGGGCGAATACAACGGCGCGAAAGGCCCCGCGAGCACATTCTCACCGGTCGAGATGTACCGGATAAAGCTGTCAGATGGCGGCAAGGCCGACATTTCGCTGCCGGCCGGCTTCAACACCGGGATGCTCATCGCCACCGGTTCGGTCGTGATCAACGGCAGTGATGAAGCCCCGGCGGACAGCTTTGTCGTGTTTAATAATGACGGCACCGATATAACTGTTGGGGCAGCGGACGATACGCTTTGTTTGTTGTTGAGCGGCGAGCCATTGAATGAGCCGATCGCCTCATATGGCCCGTTCGTCATGAACACGCAAGACGAGATCCGCCAGGCGATGCGGGATTTTGGCAGCGGGCAATTTGGGGAACTTGAATAG
- a CDS encoding tetratricopeptide repeat protein — MLPFANRSTNRESNWIGESFAESLADLLSNKGLRVLSNQERKVIQREMRVPDASVPSIATSLRIAQRAGATLLVIGDYDLLPEADGAASSIIVNARVVRASGSIVSEDFPDGRRIGFNISDATKNLPRIQGELAWEILYRIDKVIYGRDKNQFPFMKNNFIAEAESKVPSRALEAFVKALTTSRSNASAREIYLKNAIREYKLARPEGTYADAALELGHFYAAQGRKGDSVAAFNDVIQSVEACRQQAPGNKIASNCNEDAYVEAAFFSGLQAMQDRNFEVALGTLTPIYKSLETESIANMLGVLNVEAARAERKNQGKSEAYLIEGTKFLKLAAESTTSRANYKFNYGVAEFLRGDYAASRKALESAIYLDAKDGEAHFLLARVLELLNDPHATVIDNSARQLLDPEKSYARLQLDWQKAKSIAGISLRFDDPSREDFVAEILSRKRKGSGEASQVSETDAKLAEARDLVRMGRDDEAVVALNGLLLREPMNAEVYLLLGKVNMRRGELDRAISYFKTATFWDNRTVEAYVALVKIYVERKDCQQAKTYATQANEALPSVDRSKVELETLRGEVGSLQRLVDKCSI; from the coding sequence GTGCTCCCGTTCGCTAATCGATCAACAAACAGAGAGTCAAATTGGATCGGTGAGAGTTTTGCGGAATCGCTCGCCGACCTGCTGAGTAATAAGGGCCTTCGCGTGCTCTCGAATCAAGAACGCAAGGTCATCCAGCGCGAGATGCGTGTGCCGGATGCATCCGTGCCTTCAATCGCAACGTCGCTGAGGATCGCACAGCGAGCCGGAGCGACGCTGTTGGTAATTGGTGACTACGATCTGCTGCCCGAAGCAGATGGAGCGGCGTCGAGCATCATTGTGAACGCTCGAGTTGTGCGGGCCAGCGGTTCGATAGTCAGTGAGGATTTTCCTGATGGGCGACGTATCGGGTTCAACATCAGCGATGCGACCAAAAATCTGCCGCGGATCCAGGGAGAACTGGCGTGGGAGATACTGTACCGCATCGATAAGGTCATCTACGGCCGCGACAAGAATCAGTTCCCGTTCATGAAGAACAACTTCATCGCTGAAGCAGAATCTAAGGTTCCTTCGCGCGCGCTTGAGGCGTTTGTCAAAGCCCTTACCACATCGCGCTCAAACGCATCAGCTCGCGAGATCTACCTGAAAAATGCTATCCGCGAATACAAACTTGCGCGTCCCGAGGGCACCTATGCGGACGCGGCCCTCGAGTTGGGCCACTTCTACGCCGCTCAAGGGCGAAAGGGCGATTCGGTAGCGGCCTTTAATGATGTGATCCAGAGCGTCGAGGCTTGTCGTCAACAGGCACCCGGGAACAAGATCGCAAGCAATTGCAACGAAGATGCCTACGTCGAGGCTGCGTTTTTCTCAGGTCTCCAGGCAATGCAGGACCGTAACTTTGAGGTTGCGCTCGGCACACTGACACCGATCTACAAGTCGCTTGAGACCGAAAGCATTGCAAACATGCTTGGAGTGCTTAATGTCGAGGCCGCGCGGGCGGAACGCAAGAATCAGGGGAAATCCGAAGCCTACCTGATCGAGGGAACCAAGTTTCTTAAGCTTGCTGCGGAATCGACTACTAGTCGAGCGAACTACAAGTTCAACTATGGCGTCGCTGAGTTTCTTCGCGGCGATTATGCCGCGTCGAGAAAAGCGCTTGAATCAGCGATCTATCTAGACGCGAAAGACGGTGAGGCACATTTTCTGCTTGCCCGCGTGCTTGAGTTGCTTAATGACCCGCACGCGACCGTGATCGACAATTCAGCGAGACAGCTTCTCGATCCGGAAAAATCTTATGCCCGGTTGCAGCTCGATTGGCAAAAGGCGAAGAGCATCGCAGGGATCTCGCTTAGGTTTGATGACCCAAGCCGAGAGGATTTTGTCGCCGAGATCCTAAGCCGAAAACGCAAGGGCAGTGGCGAAGCCTCTCAAGTATCCGAAACCGACGCAAAGCTCGCGGAGGCCCGTGACCTTGTAAGGATGGGTCGCGACGACGAAGCGGTTGTTGCCCTTAACGGCCTGCTGCTCAGAGAACCGATGAATGCTGAGGTATACCTGCTGTTGGGAAAGGTCAACATGCGGCGAGGTGAGCTTGACCGCGCCATCAGCTATTTTAAGACCGCGACGTTCTGGGACAATCGCACCGTCGAAGCTTACGTTGCGCTGGTCAAGATCTATGTCGAACGGAAAGATTGCCAACAGGCCAAAACATACGCGACGCAGGCGAATGAGGCATTACCTTCGGTAGATCGCAGCAAGGTCGAACTGGAAACCCTACGAGGCGAGGTAGGCTCGCTTCAGCGGTTGGTTGATAAATGTTCCATTTAG
- the lnt gene encoding apolipoprotein N-acyltransferase — translation MAIAGLRRIIPAWQNALLALVAAGLLILAFPDFEWWWTAWFALVPLMWAVERQKESVTACFLLGWLFGTAFFFGTCWWLTYAPIHYAAVPWPIAYLLILIACLGAGVFPGIFAAILSILLRRFGSWAFLAAPFVWVFTEFLRYWATGNNWNAVGYSQAFTASRLLSLGSVGGNAMISFVVVATLPFLQLVLLGIVGVGRRFRQNSGLTPDKRETLTSPIPTSEGIYAMVAFTIFLTSTLLLALFLFSPPLAERRGSGTSNVVALQPNVPMSGMDSIKSDQFRNRHVALAEDEIKKLPTADRQLPTLVILPESPMNFMYNDDREFQQFVRDFTTRNDMSLLFNSAEPDATNGKYFNSAVMVGPDGNEVAQYDKIYLLPFGEAVPQPFEGIVPGFVGNFSYGREYDLLPLGDAKAGVMICFESHFGQLSREYVRNGADAIIEMTNDGYLGPTPVLRQHLANAVFRAVETNRPVIRVTNVGITAYIDEKGTVLDPLPVYQEGTRTWTVSKSDGSQTFYVKYGDWFAWLCSVVTLGLLIFGFPTRRSESPNGDKY, via the coding sequence ATGGCTATCGCTGGTTTGCGTCGAATTATCCCTGCATGGCAGAACGCGTTGCTCGCTCTCGTCGCTGCCGGCCTGCTCATCCTCGCATTTCCCGATTTCGAATGGTGGTGGACGGCCTGGTTTGCGTTGGTGCCGTTGATGTGGGCGGTCGAGCGGCAGAAGGAAAGCGTTACGGCGTGCTTCCTGCTCGGGTGGCTGTTCGGCACGGCGTTCTTTTTTGGCACGTGCTGGTGGCTGACCTACGCCCCGATCCACTATGCCGCGGTGCCGTGGCCGATAGCGTATCTGCTCATCCTGATCGCCTGTCTCGGCGCGGGCGTGTTTCCGGGGATATTCGCCGCGATACTATCGATCCTGCTCCGCCGCTTCGGCTCGTGGGCATTCCTCGCCGCGCCGTTTGTTTGGGTGTTTACCGAGTTTCTGCGGTATTGGGCGACGGGGAATAATTGGAATGCGGTTGGGTATTCGCAGGCGTTCACAGCGAGTCGGCTTTTGAGCCTCGGATCAGTTGGCGGGAATGCAATGATCTCATTTGTAGTTGTCGCTACATTGCCTTTCCTGCAACTGGTACTTTTGGGGATTGTCGGCGTTGGCCGGCGGTTTAGACAAAATAGCGGACTAACACCAGATAAGCGAGAGACGTTGACGAGCCCAATTCCGACATCAGAAGGCATTTATGCCATGGTGGCCTTCACGATCTTTTTGACTTCAACGCTTCTGCTTGCACTGTTTCTCTTTTCGCCTCCATTGGCGGAACGACGCGGATCGGGCACGTCGAACGTTGTCGCCCTCCAACCCAACGTTCCGATGAGCGGAATGGATTCGATAAAGTCCGACCAATTCCGTAATCGCCACGTTGCGTTGGCGGAAGACGAGATCAAGAAACTGCCGACCGCCGACCGCCAATTACCTACTCTCGTCATCCTCCCCGAATCGCCGATGAACTTTATGTATAACGACGATCGCGAGTTTCAGCAGTTTGTACGCGACTTTACGACGCGGAATGATATGAGCTTGCTGTTCAACTCGGCCGAGCCTGATGCGACGAACGGAAAGTATTTCAACTCGGCCGTGATGGTCGGGCCGGATGGCAATGAGGTCGCGCAGTATGACAAAATTTACCTTTTGCCGTTCGGTGAGGCTGTGCCGCAGCCGTTCGAAGGCATTGTCCCCGGCTTTGTCGGCAATTTTTCTTACGGCCGTGAATACGATCTGTTGCCACTCGGAGACGCAAAAGCAGGCGTGATGATCTGCTTCGAATCGCACTTCGGTCAGCTCAGCCGCGAATACGTCCGCAACGGTGCCGACGCGATCATCGAGATGACCAATGATGGCTACCTCGGCCCGACGCCGGTGCTGCGGCAGCACCTCGCGAACGCCGTTTTCCGTGCAGTCGAGACCAATCGGCCCGTTATACGCGTCACAAATGTCGGAATTACCGCCTATATCGACGAAAAAGGCACCGTTTTGGACCCGCTTCCGGTGTATCAAGAAGGCACCCGTACCTGGACCGTATCAAAAAGCGACGGCTCGCAGACGTTCTATGTGAAATACGGCGATTGGTTTGCGTGGTTGTGTTCGGTGGTGACACTTGGATTGTTGATCTTCGGTTTTCCCACGAGGCGATCAGAGTCGCCAAACGGCGACAAATATTAA
- the lnt gene encoding apolipoprotein N-acyltransferase, translating to MAIAGLRRIIPAWQNTLLALVAAGLLILAFPDFEWWWTAWFALVPLMWAVERQKESVTACFLLGWLFGTAFFFGTCWWLTYAPIHYAAVPWPLAYLLILIACLGAGVFPGIFAALLSIRIKRLGVAGAGSAVWVWVATEFARYWVTGNDWNAVGYSLAFAGPLFNSIAAYGGVLLVSGLVVLINTSVFQLALIFREWGLPSKVVAMIAGYALVLAIALFLVSGPETAEPVAGQRNSAIIGLQPNVPMSGLDSRRLEQLRQRQIDLAEAEISRLRATNNELPTTVILPESPMNFMYNDDREFQQFIGEFARRNDVSVLFNSAEPDATNGKYFNSAVMVGADGKILDQYDKLYLLPFGEAVPRPLDGIMPGFVGNFSYGREYDLLPVGDAKAGVMICFESHFGQLSREYVRNGADVIIEMTNDGYLGPTPVLRQHLANAVFRAVETNRPVIRVTNVGITAYIDEKGTVLDPLPVYQEGTRTWTVSKSDGSQTFYVKYGDWFAWLCSVVTLGLLIFGFPTRRSESPNGDKY from the coding sequence ATGGCTATCGCTGGTTTGCGTCGAATTATCCCTGCATGGCAGAACACGTTGCTCGCTCTCGTCGCTGCCGGCTTGCTCATCCTCGCATTTCCCGATTTCGAATGGTGGTGGACGGCGTGGTTTGCGTTGGTGCCGTTGATGTGGGCGGTCGAGCGGCAGAAGGAAAGCGTTACGGCGTGCTTTCTGCTCGGGTGGCTGTTCGGCACGGCGTTCTTTTTTGGCACGTGCTGGTGGCTGACCTACGCCCCGATCCACTACGCCGCGGTACCGTGGCCGCTAGCCTATCTGCTCATCCTGATCGCCTGCCTCGGAGCGGGCGTGTTTCCGGGAATATTCGCCGCACTTCTTTCAATACGAATAAAACGATTGGGCGTGGCGGGGGCTGGCAGTGCCGTCTGGGTATGGGTTGCGACCGAATTCGCTCGATACTGGGTAACCGGTAACGATTGGAATGCCGTCGGTTACTCGCTCGCTTTTGCCGGACCGCTGTTTAACTCCATCGCCGCCTACGGTGGTGTCCTTCTCGTGAGCGGCTTGGTTGTATTGATCAACACAAGCGTTTTTCAATTAGCTCTAATATTTCGAGAGTGGGGCTTACCATCGAAGGTAGTCGCGATGATTGCTGGATACGCCTTGGTACTTGCAATCGCACTGTTCCTTGTCTCGGGACCTGAGACAGCCGAGCCTGTCGCTGGGCAACGCAACTCCGCCATCATCGGACTTCAACCTAACGTCCCAATGTCCGGCCTCGATTCCCGGCGCCTCGAACAACTTCGCCAACGACAGATCGACCTCGCGGAAGCCGAGATCAGCCGCCTCAGAGCCACGAACAACGAACTGCCGACCACCGTCATTCTCCCCGAATCGCCGATGAACTTCATGTACAACGACGACCGGGAGTTTCAGCAGTTTATCGGTGAATTTGCGAGGCGGAATGACGTGAGCGTGCTGTTCAATTCGGCCGAGCCGGATGCGACGAATGGGAAGTATTTCAATTCCGCCGTGATGGTCGGGGCGGATGGGAAGATACTCGATCAGTACGACAAGCTTTACCTGCTGCCGTTTGGCGAGGCGGTGCCGCGGCCGCTGGACGGGATAATGCCGGGCTTTGTCGGGAACTTTTCGTATGGCCGCGAATACGACCTGCTGCCGGTCGGCGATGCGAAGGCGGGCGTGATGATCTGTTTCGAATCGCACTTTGGCCAGCTTTCGCGTGAATACGTTCGCAATGGAGCAGACGTCATCATCGAGATGACAAACGACGGCTATCTCGGCCCGACGCCGGTTTTGCGGCAGCATCTCGCCAACGCCGTTTTCCGTGCAGTCGAGACCAATCGGCCCGTTATACGCGTCACAAATGTCGGAATTACCGCCTATATCGACGAAAAAGGCACCGTTTTGGACCCGCTTCCGGTGTATCAAGAAGGCACCCGTACCTGGACCGTATCAAAAAGCGACGGCTCGCAGACGTTCTATGTGAAATACGGCGATTGGTTTGCGTGGTTGTGTTCGGTGGTGACACTTGGATTGTTGATCTTCGGTTTTCCCACGAGGCGATCAGAGTCGCCAAACGGCGACAAATATTAA
- the prfB gene encoding peptide chain release factor 2: MCRRWRQEADPWNLQTYRQNTKRLKKKLPNLGGFFDAPAKEKQLTELESRIAAPGFWDDSEAAQRVVQQRSRIEKALERQRAFETGVSDAEVLFEFAAADADSATELTTLIAKLEQDVAEAEIESLLAGETDPNNAICSLQAGAGGTDAQDFCQMLLRMYLRWAEKRGFRTELLDEQPGSEAGIKSATFRVEGDYAYGLLAAEAGVHRLVRISPFNSGGSRETSFASMFVSPEIDENIEVNIEDKDLRVDTYRSTGAGGQHVNTTDSAVRITHLPTGIVVTCQNQRSQIQNRAVAMQVLRSKLYELELEKRREGAAELEAGKMEISFGSQIRNYVLHPYRLVKDTRTKHETADVDAVLDGDIDEFIQEVLHFKKVNSE; encoded by the coding sequence ATTTGTCGCCGTTGGCGACAGGAAGCTGACCCATGGAACTTACAGACCTACAGACAAAACACGAAGAGATTAAAGAAAAAGTTGCCCAACTTGGGAGGTTTCTTTGACGCTCCTGCAAAAGAGAAACAATTAACTGAATTAGAATCGAGAATCGCGGCTCCCGGGTTTTGGGACGACAGCGAAGCTGCGCAGAGGGTCGTTCAGCAGCGAAGCCGCATTGAGAAAGCTCTCGAACGGCAGCGTGCGTTTGAGACGGGCGTTTCGGATGCGGAGGTTTTGTTTGAGTTCGCGGCTGCGGATGCGGATAGCGCGACGGAACTAACAACCCTTATCGCCAAGCTCGAACAGGACGTTGCCGAGGCTGAGATCGAATCGCTGCTTGCGGGCGAGACCGACCCTAACAACGCGATCTGTTCGCTTCAGGCGGGGGCGGGCGGGACGGATGCACAGGATTTTTGTCAGATGCTGCTGCGGATGTATCTGCGGTGGGCTGAGAAGCGTGGATTCAGGACGGAACTGCTCGATGAACAGCCGGGATCGGAGGCGGGCATCAAATCGGCGACGTTTCGCGTTGAGGGCGATTACGCTTACGGTTTGCTCGCGGCCGAGGCGGGCGTGCATAGGCTGGTTCGGATATCGCCGTTCAATTCGGGCGGCAGCAGGGAAACCAGCTTTGCGTCGATGTTCGTCTCGCCTGAGATCGACGAGAACATCGAGGTCAACATCGAGGACAAGGACCTGCGGGTCGATACCTATCGTTCGACCGGTGCGGGCGGGCAGCACGTTAATACGACTGATTCGGCCGTAAGAATTACGCATCTGCCGACCGGAATTGTGGTAACTTGTCAGAATCAGCGGTCGCAGATACAAAACCGTGCGGTCGCGATGCAGGTGCTGCGCTCAAAGCTGTACGAACTCGAACTCGAAAAACGCCGCGAAGGCGCTGCCGAACTCGAAGCCGGGAAGATGGAAATCTCCTTTGGCTCGCAGATACGTAACTATGTGCTGCACCCGTATAGGCTCGTGAAAGATACGAGAACGAAACATGAAACGGCCGACGTGGACGCGGTGCTTGACGGCGATATAGATGAGTTTATTCAAGAGGTGCTGCACTTTAAGAAAGTGAACAGTGAATAA
- a CDS encoding four helix bundle protein: MPEPAAKRESVLRTKSYAFGVRVVRLSQFLVSEHREYVLSRQILRSGTAIGALVREAEYGISKADFRNKMSIALKEANETEYWLSILRDTDYLDEKLFRSLSVDCVELIKILIATVKTTQPG; this comes from the coding sequence GTGCCAGAACCTGCGGCGAAAAGGGAATCGGTTTTGCGAACCAAGAGCTATGCTTTCGGCGTGAGGGTCGTTCGGCTCAGTCAGTTTCTTGTATCCGAACATCGGGAATATGTCTTGAGCAGGCAGATTCTCAGGTCCGGGACAGCAATCGGCGCACTTGTTCGGGAAGCTGAGTACGGTATCTCTAAGGCGGATTTTAGAAACAAGATGTCCATTGCATTGAAAGAAGCGAACGAAACCGAATACTGGTTATCGATCTTAAGGGACACCGACTACCTCGACGAAAAACTGTTCCGAAGTCTATCCGTCGACTGCGTCGAACTGATAAAGATCCTCATCGCTACGGTTAAAACGACACAGCCCGGATAG